The Caulobacter sp. FWC26 genome contains a region encoding:
- the purL gene encoding phosphoribosylformylglycinamidine synthase subunit PurL, which produces MSTPQKPMAEMAAEFGLKPAEYDVVLKRLGREPNLVELGVFSVMWSEHCSYKSSKNQLKKFPIDGPRVICGPGENAGVIDIGDGDAIIFKMESHNHPSYIEPYQGAATGVGGIMRDVFTMGARPIALLNALRFGDPSHPKTKRLVDGVVAGIAGYGNCVGVPTVAGETNFHKGYNGNILVNAMCVGLAKADSIFYSAAPGPGLAVVYFGSKTGRDGIHGATMSSAEFSEDSEEKRPTVQVGDPFAEKLLIEATLELMATGAVAAIQDMGAAGLTSSSVEMAGKGGVGIELNMDMVPQREEGMSAYEMMLSESQERMLAVLKPGREKDGHAIFEKWGLDAAVIGYTTDTGRLVLKHHGETVCDVPLAPLFDDAPLYDRPWVQPALQPRLDPAAIPAPIDWNEAVLKIIGCPDMASKRWLWEQYDRHVMADTLEDSATGCDAGIVRIHDTGKAIAVTSDCTPRYVQADPYEGGKQAVAEAWRNLTAAGALPIAITDNLNFGSPEKPETMGQIVRATDGMAEACRALDFPVVSGNVSLYNETNGVAIPPTPTVGAVGLLEDYDLRTGFGNVAEGDTLVLIGATRGELGASIYLREILGREDGAPPPVDLALERKNGDFVRGLISSGLVAGVHDLSDGGLLVAAADVALASKVGITLNATSQAHAHAYLLGEDQARYLIATPDPDAVLEAAKDVGVHANIAGVAGGEAFASDGLFSVSLEVLRTAHEAWLPGYMNAPKA; this is translated from the coding sequence ATGAGCACGCCCCAAAAGCCCATGGCCGAGATGGCCGCCGAGTTCGGCCTGAAACCCGCCGAATATGACGTTGTCCTCAAGCGCCTGGGCCGTGAGCCCAACCTGGTGGAGCTGGGCGTCTTCTCGGTGATGTGGTCCGAGCACTGCTCGTACAAGTCCTCGAAGAACCAGTTGAAGAAGTTCCCGATCGACGGGCCGCGCGTGATCTGCGGCCCGGGCGAAAACGCCGGCGTCATCGACATCGGCGACGGCGACGCGATCATCTTCAAGATGGAAAGCCACAACCACCCCTCGTACATCGAGCCCTATCAGGGCGCGGCGACGGGCGTGGGCGGCATCATGCGCGACGTCTTCACGATGGGCGCGCGGCCGATCGCGCTCTTGAACGCCCTGCGCTTCGGCGATCCCAGCCATCCGAAGACCAAGCGTCTCGTCGACGGCGTGGTCGCCGGCATCGCCGGCTACGGCAACTGCGTGGGCGTACCCACGGTCGCGGGCGAGACCAACTTCCACAAGGGCTACAACGGCAACATCCTGGTCAACGCCATGTGCGTGGGCCTGGCCAAGGCTGACAGCATCTTCTATTCGGCCGCCCCGGGTCCTGGTCTGGCGGTCGTCTATTTCGGCTCCAAGACCGGCCGCGACGGCATCCACGGCGCGACCATGTCCTCGGCCGAGTTCTCCGAGGACTCCGAGGAGAAGCGCCCCACCGTCCAGGTCGGCGACCCCTTCGCCGAGAAGCTCCTGATCGAGGCCACCCTTGAGCTGATGGCCACGGGCGCGGTCGCCGCCATCCAGGACATGGGCGCGGCGGGCCTCACCTCCTCGTCGGTCGAGATGGCCGGCAAGGGCGGCGTCGGCATCGAGCTGAACATGGACATGGTCCCGCAGCGCGAAGAGGGCATGTCGGCCTATGAGATGATGCTGTCGGAAAGTCAGGAGCGCATGCTGGCGGTCCTGAAGCCCGGCCGCGAGAAGGATGGTCACGCCATCTTCGAAAAATGGGGCCTGGACGCCGCCGTCATCGGCTACACCACCGATACCGGCCGCCTGGTGCTCAAGCATCATGGCGAGACGGTCTGCGACGTGCCGCTGGCCCCGCTGTTCGACGACGCGCCGCTGTACGACCGCCCGTGGGTGCAACCGGCGCTGCAGCCGCGCCTCGACCCGGCCGCCATCCCGGCCCCGATCGATTGGAACGAAGCGGTTCTGAAGATCATCGGCTGCCCGGACATGGCCTCCAAGCGCTGGCTGTGGGAGCAGTACGACCGCCACGTCATGGCCGATACGCTGGAAGACAGCGCCACCGGCTGCGACGCCGGCATCGTCCGCATCCACGACACCGGCAAGGCCATCGCGGTCACCAGCGACTGCACCCCGCGCTACGTCCAAGCCGACCCCTACGAGGGCGGCAAGCAGGCCGTGGCCGAAGCCTGGCGCAACCTGACGGCCGCCGGCGCCCTGCCGATCGCCATCACCGACAACCTGAACTTCGGCAGCCCCGAAAAGCCCGAGACCATGGGCCAGATCGTCCGCGCCACCGACGGCATGGCCGAGGCCTGCCGCGCGCTGGACTTCCCGGTCGTGTCGGGGAACGTGTCGCTCTACAACGAGACCAACGGCGTCGCCATTCCGCCGACCCCGACCGTCGGCGCCGTGGGCCTGCTCGAGGACTACGATCTACGCACCGGCTTCGGCAATGTGGCAGAGGGCGATACGCTGGTGCTGATCGGCGCCACGCGAGGCGAGCTCGGCGCCTCAATCTACCTGCGCGAAATCCTGGGTCGCGAGGACGGCGCCCCGCCGCCGGTCGACCTGGCTCTGGAGCGCAAGAACGGCGACTTCGTGCGCGGCCTGATCAGCTCGGGTCTGGTCGCCGGCGTCCACGACCTTTCCGACGGCGGCCTGCTGGTCGCTGCGGCCGACGTGGCCCTGGCCAGCAAGGTCGGGATTACCCTGAACGCCACCAGCCAAGCGCACGCCCACGCCTATCTGCTAGGCGAAGACCAGGCCCGCTACCTGATCGCCACGCCCGACCCGGACGCGGTGCTGGAAGCGGCCAAAGACGTTGGCGTGCACGCCAACATCGCCGGTGTCGCCGGCGGTGAGGCGTTCGCGTCGGACGGCCTGTTCAGCGTCTCGCTGGAAGTCCTCCGCACGGCGCACGAGGCCTGGCTGCCGGGCTACATGAACGCGCCGAAGGCGTAA
- a CDS encoding ATP-binding protein — translation MSPAIRVRLVRAAPAACLIVGVAMALDFIVNILLLNDPQAYVPVTTLVLSLMIAAPLAYWLASQRARLDAMHADLRANVEAKQKAIEEAEAALAKYREIDRLYRLLGDNLTDHVALWSPKGERLYSSPSIARISGYTLEEFMALPPQAMVSDADFKRVQGIIRGLTPGAAPVSTDYESIRKDGSVIWLESTYSLLGDGSGILLVTSRDITERKRLELDIAKALEMAEAASAAKSDFLANMTHELRTPLTAIIGFAEVLRRSRNLDKTATRQVGHILEASNTLLSVVNDVLDFSRLEAGGLELDPAPFDPAAMASSCAALVTERAEAKGLTVDVRVPRDLRPMNLDGPRLSQVLLNFLSNAVKFTANGAITVALVQTVEGGEAVLGAEVTDTGIGIAPEHRESIFDRFSQADAAVSRRFGGTGLGLAISRRIIERMDGRIGVDSVEGEGSTFWFEVRGPLAELPTQEAQDTSPLNADADVRLLLVEDNVVNRELICAMLEPFGVAVETANDGVAGVEAMRQGQYDLVLMDVQMPVMDGLTATREIRALEGARGVSTPIIAMTANVLPEQVASCLAAGMDDHLGKPISPTKLLEAVARWSGRSHAA, via the coding sequence ATCTCGCCGGCCATCAGAGTCCGACTTGTTCGCGCCGCGCCTGCGGCGTGCCTGATCGTGGGCGTCGCCATGGCGCTGGATTTCATCGTCAATATCCTGCTGCTGAACGATCCCCAGGCCTACGTGCCCGTCACCACCCTGGTTCTCTCGCTGATGATCGCCGCGCCGCTGGCCTACTGGCTGGCCAGCCAACGCGCGCGCCTTGACGCCATGCATGCCGACCTCCGGGCCAATGTCGAGGCCAAGCAAAAGGCGATCGAAGAGGCCGAGGCGGCTCTCGCCAAGTATCGTGAGATTGACCGGCTCTACCGGCTTTTAGGCGACAACCTGACTGACCACGTCGCCCTGTGGTCCCCCAAGGGCGAAAGACTCTACAGTTCGCCGAGCATCGCGCGCATCAGCGGCTACACGCTGGAAGAATTCATGGCGTTGCCGCCGCAAGCCATGGTCAGCGACGCCGATTTCAAGCGCGTGCAGGGCATCATTCGCGGCCTTACTCCCGGTGCCGCGCCCGTCAGCACCGACTACGAAAGCATCCGAAAGGACGGCTCGGTGATCTGGCTGGAAAGCACCTACTCCCTGCTTGGCGACGGATCGGGAATCCTGCTGGTCACCTCGCGCGACATCACCGAGCGAAAGCGCCTGGAGCTGGATATCGCCAAGGCTCTGGAAATGGCCGAAGCGGCCTCGGCGGCCAAGTCGGACTTCCTGGCCAACATGACCCACGAGCTGCGTACGCCGCTGACCGCAATCATCGGCTTCGCCGAAGTGCTGCGCCGCTCGCGCAACCTCGACAAGACCGCCACCCGGCAGGTCGGCCACATCCTCGAGGCCAGCAACACCCTGCTGAGCGTCGTCAATGATGTGCTGGACTTCTCGCGCCTGGAGGCCGGCGGCCTGGAGCTGGACCCAGCGCCGTTTGACCCGGCCGCCATGGCCTCATCCTGCGCCGCCCTGGTGACCGAGCGCGCCGAGGCCAAGGGGCTGACCGTCGATGTGAGGGTTCCGCGCGATCTTCGGCCGATGAACCTGGATGGGCCAAGGCTCAGCCAGGTGCTGCTGAATTTCCTGTCCAATGCGGTGAAGTTCACCGCCAACGGCGCCATCACCGTGGCCCTCGTTCAAACGGTCGAAGGGGGTGAAGCGGTTCTAGGGGCCGAGGTGACCGATACTGGCATTGGGATCGCGCCGGAACACCGCGAGAGCATCTTCGACCGCTTCTCGCAGGCCGACGCGGCCGTCTCGCGTCGTTTCGGCGGGACGGGCCTCGGCTTGGCGATCTCGCGGCGGATCATCGAGCGGATGGATGGCCGCATCGGCGTCGATAGCGTCGAAGGGGAGGGGTCGACCTTCTGGTTCGAGGTGCGCGGACCACTCGCCGAGCTGCCGACCCAGGAGGCCCAGGACACCTCGCCCCTCAACGCCGACGCCGATGTGCGGTTGCTGCTCGTCGAGGACAACGTCGTCAATCGCGAGCTGATCTGCGCGATGCTGGAGCCCTTCGGCGTCGCCGTCGAGACCGCTAATGACGGCGTGGCCGGCGTTGAGGCGATGCGCCAGGGGCAGTACGACCTGGTGCTGATGGACGTGCAGATGCCCGTCATGGACGGCCTGACCGCAACCCGCGAGATCCGGGCCCTGGAAGGCGCGCGCGGCGTCTCCACCCCGATCATCGCCATGACGGCCAATGTCCTGCCCGAACAGGTCGCCAGCTGCCTGGCCGCTGGCATGGACGACCACCTGGGCAAGCCGATCAGCCCGACGAAGCTGCTGGAGGCGGTGGCGCGGTGGTCGGGGCGGTCGCACGCGGCTTAA
- a CDS encoding M20/M25/M40 family metallo-hydrolase, with protein sequence MTLSRRPLSLLVAAVMALASPAWAAPGDKALEDVRILSADDMQGRGVGSPGSEKARAYILSRFAEIGLSPAGQSFEQGFDFTRRDGSTVRGVNLVALIKGSKAGKAMVVTAHYDHLGLRNGETYNGADDNASGVAGLLAVAEAFKANPPTHDVILAVVDAEESGLRGARAFVAAPPVPLEAIALNINFDMLSKNAKNELYAAGASPNPALRPILESVAATAPVSLKLGHDTNADGAHNNWTNQSDHYAFAEKGVPWVYFGVEDHAEYHKPADDFATIPQDFFKRSIATVVQASLALERGLDSLAPPARP encoded by the coding sequence ATGACCCTTTCCCGCCGCCCGCTGAGTCTGCTTGTCGCCGCCGTCATGGCCTTGGCCTCGCCCGCCTGGGCGGCCCCGGGCGACAAGGCGCTCGAGGATGTCCGTATCCTGTCCGCCGACGACATGCAGGGACGGGGCGTCGGTTCGCCCGGATCGGAGAAGGCGCGGGCCTACATCCTGTCGCGGTTTGCTGAGATCGGCCTCTCGCCGGCGGGGCAGTCTTTCGAGCAAGGTTTCGACTTCACCCGGCGCGACGGTTCGACGGTGCGCGGCGTCAATCTCGTGGCGCTGATCAAGGGCAGCAAGGCGGGCAAGGCGATGGTCGTCACGGCTCACTACGACCACCTGGGGCTCCGCAACGGCGAGACCTACAACGGCGCCGACGACAACGCCTCGGGCGTTGCGGGTCTGCTGGCGGTGGCCGAAGCCTTCAAGGCCAATCCTCCGACGCACGACGTGATCCTGGCGGTGGTCGACGCCGAAGAAAGCGGCCTGCGCGGCGCGAGGGCCTTTGTCGCCGCGCCGCCTGTTCCGTTGGAGGCGATCGCGCTGAACATCAACTTCGATATGCTCAGCAAGAACGCCAAGAATGAGCTCTACGCGGCGGGCGCCTCGCCCAATCCCGCGCTGCGCCCCATCCTAGAGAGCGTCGCGGCGACGGCTCCGGTGTCGCTCAAGCTGGGCCACGACACCAACGCCGACGGCGCGCACAACAACTGGACCAACCAGTCCGACCACTACGCCTTCGCGGAGAAGGGCGTGCCGTGGGTCTATTTCGGGGTCGAGGATCACGCCGAGTATCACAAGCCGGCCGACGACTTCGCGACGATCCCTCAGGACTTCTTCAAGCGCTCGATCGCCACCGTGGTCCAGGCCAGCCTGGCGTTGGAGCGCGGACTGGATAGCCTGGCTCCGCCGGCCCGTCCCTGA
- a CDS encoding BolA/IbaG family iron-sulfur metabolism protein: MPMSHAELEARLTAAFPDAEIVLTDLVGDNDHWKARITSSAFKGLPRVRQHQLVNKALADVLGGTLHALALETAAPAE; the protein is encoded by the coding sequence GTGCCCATGTCCCACGCCGAACTGGAAGCCCGCCTGACCGCGGCCTTTCCGGACGCCGAGATCGTGCTGACCGACCTCGTCGGCGACAACGATCACTGGAAAGCGCGAATCACCTCGTCGGCCTTCAAGGGCCTGCCGCGCGTGCGCCAGCACCAACTGGTCAACAAGGCCTTGGCCGACGTGCTGGGCGGAACCCTACACGCCTTGGCCCTCGAAACCGCCGCGCCCGCCGAGTAA
- the grxD gene encoding Grx4 family monothiol glutaredoxin, giving the protein MTDAAASPALDFIAKTVADHPVVVFMKGVPDQPRCGFSSVVVQILDHLGVEFVGVDVLQDDDLRQGIKTFTDWPTIPQLYVKGEFVGGSDIVREMFQSGELKTFLTEQGVIAA; this is encoded by the coding sequence ATGACCGACGCCGCCGCCTCCCCCGCCCTGGACTTCATCGCCAAGACCGTCGCCGACCATCCGGTGGTGGTGTTCATGAAGGGCGTGCCGGACCAGCCCCGCTGCGGCTTCTCGTCGGTGGTCGTGCAGATTCTGGATCACCTGGGCGTCGAGTTCGTCGGCGTCGACGTGCTGCAGGATGACGATCTGCGCCAAGGCATCAAGACCTTCACCGACTGGCCGACCATCCCGCAGCTCTATGTAAAGGGCGAGTTCGTCGGCGGCAGCGACATCGTCCGTGAGATGTTCCAGTCGGGCGAGCTGAAGACTTTCCTGACCGAACAGGGCGTCATCGCCGCCTAA
- a CDS encoding thioesterase family protein, whose protein sequence is MSRLFVPPSDAYTLTFTPKASDIDANGHVNNVVYLGWAQDLAITHWDAWTSPEERAPWSWVARRHEVDYRRELLPGEIATGYTWVGELKGPRFERYVRIDGPDGEMCAQARTDWVLIDIAAKRPARVLPWMIERFTPKG, encoded by the coding sequence ATGAGCCGCCTGTTCGTCCCGCCGTCGGACGCCTACACCCTGACCTTCACGCCCAAGGCGTCGGACATCGACGCCAACGGCCACGTCAACAACGTGGTTTATCTGGGCTGGGCGCAGGACTTGGCCATCACCCATTGGGACGCCTGGACCTCGCCCGAGGAACGCGCGCCCTGGAGCTGGGTCGCCCGTCGCCACGAGGTCGACTATCGTCGCGAACTGCTGCCCGGCGAGATCGCCACCGGCTACACCTGGGTTGGCGAACTGAAGGGCCCGCGCTTCGAGCGCTACGTCCGCATCGACGGTCCGGACGGCGAGATGTGCGCCCAGGCGCGCACCGACTGGGTGCTGATCGACATCGCCGCCAAGCGCCCGGCGCGCGTGCTGCCCTGGATGATCGAGCGCTTCACGCCGAAGGGCTGA